One genomic window of Salvia miltiorrhiza cultivar Shanhuang (shh) chromosome 4, IMPLAD_Smil_shh, whole genome shotgun sequence includes the following:
- the LOC131023895 gene encoding succinate dehydrogenase [ubiquinone] flavoprotein subunit 1, mitochondrial: MWRCVSRGIRIPSSKSTAADSVRRLFSTSSGAAPSYTVVDHTYDAVVVGAGGAGLRAAIGLSEHGFNTACITKLFPTRSHTVAAQGGINAALGNMTEDDWRWHMYDTVKGSDWLGDQDAIQYMCREAPKAVIELENYGLPFSRTEDGKIYQRAFGGQSLNFGKGGQAYRCACAADRTGHALLHTLYGQAMKHNTQFFVEYFALDLLMGNDGSCQGVIALNMEDGTLHRFRAASTILATGGYGRAYFSATSAHTCTGDGNAMVARAGLPLEDLEFVQFHPTGIYGAGCLITEGSRGEGGILRNSEGERFMERYAPTAKDLASRDVVSRSMTMEIREGRGVGPLKDHIYLHLNHLPPEVLKERLPGISETAAIFAGVDVTKEPIPVLPTVHYNMGGIPTNYHGEVVTIKGNDPDAVIPGLFAAGEAACASVHGANRLGANSLLDIVVFGRACANRVAEIQKPGAKQRQLEKDAGEKTLSWLDKLRNSNGTLPTSKIRLNMQRVMQNNAAVFRTQETLEEGCQLIDKAWESFHDVKLKDRSLIWNSDLIETIELENLLINACITMHSAEARQESRGAHAREDFTKRDDENWMRHTLGYWENEKVRLDYRPVHMNTLDDEIDTFPPKARVY, encoded by the exons ATGTGGCGGTGCGTTTCCCGTGGCATCCGCATTCCTTCCTCTAAATCCACCGCCGCCGATTCCGTTCGCCGTCTATTCTCAACATCT AGTGGAGCAGCGCCTTCATACACGGTTGTGGATCACACCTACGATGCGGTGGTGGTTGGTGCAGGAGGCGCGGGGCTGAGGGCGGCGATAGGGCTATCAGAGCATGGATTCAACACTGCTTGCATTACCAAGCTATTTCCTACTCGCTCCCATACCGTTGCAGCTCAG GGTGGAATAAATGCTGCATTAGGAAATATGACAGAGGATGATTGGAGATGGCACATGTATGACACAGTGAAGGGAAGCGATTGGCTTG GGGATCAGGATGCCATTCAATACATGTGTAGGGAAGCACCAAAAGCAGTTATTGAACTTGAGAATTATGGGCTGCCATTCTCCCGGACAGAAGATGGGAAGATATATCAGCGTGCATTTGGTGGACAAAGCTTGAATTTTGGAAAAG GTGGACAAGCATACCGTTGTGCTTGTGCTGCTGATCGAACGGGACATGCTTTGTTGCACACACTATACGGCCAGGCTATGAAACACAATACTCAGTTCTTTGTGGAATATTTTGCCCTTGATTTACTAATGGGCAATGATG GTAGCTGCCAGGGTGTAATTGCATTGAATATGGAGGATGGCACCTTACATCGATTCCGTGCTGCCTCAACAATTCTTGCTACTGGG GGTTATGGTAGAGCATACTTTTCCGCTACATCTGCTCACACTTGCACTGGAGATGGCAATGCTATGGTTGCACGTGCAGGATTACCACTCGAG GACCTTGAGTTTGTTCAATTTCATCCCACAGGCATATATGGTGCTGGGTGTCTCATCACTGAAG GTTCCCGAGGTGAAGGTGGTATTCTTAGGAACAGTGAAGGTGAAAGATTTATGGAACGGTATGCCCCGACGGCTAAGGATCTCGCATCTAGAGATGTTGTATCTAGATCGATGACTATGGAGATCCGGGAAGGTCGTGGTGTTG GACCCTTGAAAGACCATATCTACCTTCACCTGAATCATTTGCCTCCTGAGGTTCTAAAGGAGAGACTTCCTGGTATTTCTGAAACCGCAGCAATTTTTGCTGGTGTTGATGTGACAAAGGAGCCAATCCCTGTTTTACCAACTGTCCATTATAACATGGGTGGTATTCCCACAAATTACCATGGAGAG GTGGTTACCATCAAAGGTAATGATCCTGATGCTGTTATTCCTGGTTTATTTGCTGCTGGGGAAGCTGCCTGTGCATCTGTTCATGGTGCCAATCGTCTTGGAGCCAACTCACTTCTTGACATTGTTGTCTTTGGTCGGGCTTGTGCAAATAGGGTTGCAGAGATCCAGAAGCCAG GAGCAAAACAACGACAACTGGAAAAGGATGCCGGAGAGAAGACCCTTTCATGGTTGGACAAGCTACGTAACTCAAATGGTACCCTTCCCACCTCAAAGATCCGGTTGAACATGCAACGGGTGATGCAAAACAATGCTGCTGTGTTTCGGACTCAAGAAACATTGGAGGAAG GCTGTCAGTTGATTGATAAAGCCTGGGAGAGTTTTCATGATGTCAAATTGAAGGACCGAAGCTTGATATG GAACTCAGACTTGATAGAGACTATTGAGTTGGAGAATCTTCTGATTAATGCATGTATAACCATGCACTCTGCTGAGGCGAGGCAAGAAAGCAGAGGAGCTCATGCAAGGGAAGATTTTACG aaaagagatgatgagaaCTGGATGCGACATACATTAGG ATACTGGGAAAATGAGAAGGTTCGACTTGACTACAGGCCAGTTCATATGAACACACTTGATGATGAAATTGATACATTCCCTCCCAAAGCTCGAGTGTACTAG
- the LOC131023897 gene encoding acidic endochitinase-like, protein MASFFPLACFFVSICLILSQSNAGKIAIYWGQNGNEGTLAATCATADYDFVIIAFLPTFGNGQTPIINLAGHCDPYSNACTNLTSDINSCQSKGIKVILSIGGGAGSYYLNSTDDAKQVATYLWNNFLGGQSSSRPLGDAVLDGVDFDIEGGTNLYWDDLARYLSNYGKRGGGRKVYLSAAPQCPFPDYYIGKALQTGLFDYVWVQFYNNPPCQYSSGMDSLEKAWKQWNSVPAGEILLGLPASAEAAGTGFVPAGTLTSTVLPAIKGSAKYGGVMLWSKYYDNGYSSAIKNAV, encoded by the coding sequence ATGGCTTCATTCTTCCCCCTTGCATGCTTCTTCGTCTCCATCTGCCTCATACTTTCTCAATCCAACGCCGGCAAGATCGCCATCTACTGGGGCCAAAACGGCAACGAAGGCACGCTGGCCGCCACCTGCGCCACCGCCGACTACGACTTCGTAATCATAGCCTTCCTCCCTACCTTTGGCAATGGCCAGACCCCCATCATCAACCTCGCCGGCCACTGCGACCCATACTCAAACGCCTGCACTAACCTCACCTCCGACATCAACTCCTGCCAATCCAAGGGCATCAAAGTCATCCTCTCCATCGGCGGCGGCGCCGGGAGCTACTACCTCAACTCAACCGATGACGCCAAACAAGTCGCCACCTATCTCTGGAACAACTTCCTCGGCGGCCAGTCGTCGTCCCGCCCCCTAGGCGACGCTGTTTTAGACGGCGTTGACTTCGACATCGAGGGAGGGACCAACCTCTACTGGGACGACCTAGCGCGGTATCTTTCTAATTACGGAAAGCGCGGCGGCGGCAGGAAGGTTTATCTGAGCGCGGCGCCGCAGTGCCCGTTCCCCGATTACTATATCGGGAAGGCTCTGCAGACGGGGCTGTTCGACTACGTGTGGGTGCAGTTCTACAACAACCCTCCTTGCCAGTATTCTTCGGGCATGGACAGCCTTGAGAAGGCGTGGAAGCAGTGGAACTCGGTTCCCGCGGGGGAGATTCTGCTGGGATTGCCGGCGTCGGCGGAGGCGGCGGGAACTGGATTTGTTCCGGCGGGAACACTTACTTCCACAGTGCTTCCTGCGATTAAGGGCTCTGCCAAATATGGAGGTGTGATGCTGTGGTCCAAGTACTATGACAATGGTTATAGTTCTGCTATCAAGAATGccgtttga
- the LOC131023898 gene encoding ATP-dependent DNA helicase DDM1 — protein sequence MTAEHEVKSEPVADSPTSVLEDEDVKENASVDVEVDDIKEGVHSLVSITMEEEEEKLQEERLEDEKPIEGPHLNDTQFTKLDELLTQTQLYSEFLLEKMDDITKNGLEDDGKIVKGMRGRGSKRKATANYNNRKAKRAVAAMLTRGKDGSSAEDSTLTDVEKAEKEQEELVPLLTGGKLKTYQLKGVKWMISLWQNGLNGILADQMGLGKTIQSIAFLAHLKGNGLHGPYLVIAPLSTLSNWMNEIERFVPSVAAIIYHGDKKERDEIARKHMPRTIGPKFPIVITSYEIAMFDARRVLRHYSWKYIIVDEGHRLKNSKCKLLKELKFLPVENKLLLTGTPLQNNLAELWSLLNFILPDIFSSHEEFESWFDFSGRCTSEALKEEMEEKRRAQVVAKLHAILRPFLLRRMKSDVEQMLPRKKEILLYATLTEYQKNFQDHLVNKTLEGHLLEKAVVARFKGKLNNLMIQLRKNCNHPDLLESAFDGSYFYPPVEQIVEQCGKFQLLDRLLAKLFARKHKVLIFSQWTKILDIMDYYFSERGFEVCRIDGNVKLAERRRQIQEFNDVDSNCRIFLLSTRAGGLGINLTAADTCILYDSDWNPQADLQAMDRCHRIGQTKPVHVYRLATAQSVEGRILKRAFSKLRLEHVVIGKGQFKQERSKDGLDTIKEEELLDLLRDVEDEEDRWIQTDISDEDLEKVLDRSDLIAGPAEGDEEGDVKRSSYPLKGPGWEVILPTATGGVLSTLNS from the exons ATGACGGCCGAGCACGAAGTGAAGAGCGAGCCTGTGGCAGATTCTCCGACCTCTGTTCTTGAAGATGAG GATGTCAAGGAGAATGCAAGTGTTGATGTTGAGGTTGACGATATTAAGGAAGGAGTTCATTCACTTGTTTCAATAACCatggaggaggaggaagaaaaGCTGCAGGAAGAGCGGCTGGAAGATGAGAAGCCTATTGAAGGACCTCACTTGAATGACACCCAGTTCACAAAATTGGATGAGCTTTTAACTCAGACCCAACTTTACTCTGAGTTTCTACTGGAGAAAATGGATGATATTACAAAG AATGGTTTGGAGGATGATGGGAAAATCGTCAAAGGAATGAGAGGCCGTGGTTCCAAAAGAAAGGCCACTGCAAATTATAATAAT AGGAAAGCAAAGAGAGCTGTTGCAGCTATGCTTACGAGAGGTAAAGATGGCTCTTCTGCTGAAGATTCAACCCTTACAGATGTAGAGAAAGCTGAGAAAGAGCAGGAAGAATTGGTACCTCTGTTGACTGGTGGAAAGTTGAAAACTTATCAACTTAAAGGTGTAAAATGGATGATCTCATTGTGGCAAAATGGACTGAATGGGATCCTCGCAGATCAAATGGGGCTTGGCAAAACAATTCAAAGTATTGCTTTTCTTGCTCACCTTAAAGGAAATGGATTGCATGGGCCGTACTTAGTTATTGCTCCTCTCTCCACTCTATCAAATTGGATGAATGAGATCGAGAG GTTTGTACCCTCAGTGGCTGCAATAATTTACCATGGCGataagaaagagagagatgaaatTGCAAGGAAGCATATGCCTAGAACTATAGGTCCCAAGTTCCCTATTGTCATTACTTCTTATGAAATTGCAATGTTTGATGCAAGACGAGTACTGAGACATTACAGCTGGAAATACATTATTGTTGATGAG GGACACAGGTTGAAGAACTCAAAGTGTAAATTACTGAAGGAATTGAAATTCTTACCTGTTGAGAATAAGCTTCTTTTGACCGGCACACCACTGCAAAACAACTTGGCTGAGCTCTGGTCACTGTTGAATTTCATTCTTCCTGATATATTTTCATCCCATGAGGAGTTTGAATCATG GTTCGACTTCTCGGGGAGGTGCACTAGTGAAGCTCTCAAGGAAGAGATGGAAGAGAAAAGAAGGGCTCAG GTAGTGGCCAAACTCCATGCTATTTTGCGTCCATTTCTGCTACGCAGAATGAAGTCTGATGTGGAGCAAATGCTCCCTCGGAAGAAAGAAATTCTCCTGTATGCAACATTGACCGAGTATCAGAAGAATTTCCAGGATCATCTTGTTAACAAAACATTGGAGGGTCACCTGTTAGAGAAAGCAGTTGTTG CTCGTTTTAAAGGAAAGCTAAACAATCTGATGATTCAACTAAGGAAGAACTGCAACCACCCTGACCTTTTGGAGTCTGCATTTGATGGTTCCT ATTTTTACCCTCCTGTGGAACAGATTGTGGAGCAGTGTGGCAAGTTCCAATTGTTGGATAGACTATTGGCAAAGCTCTTTGCTCGCAAGCACAAA GTCTTGATATTCTCACAGTGGACCAAGATCTTAGACATAATGGATTACTATTTTAGTGAAAGGGGATTTGAAGTCTGCAGGATTGATGGCAATGTTAAATTAGCAGAACGAAGACGGCAG ATTCAGGAATTCAATGACGTGGATAGCAACTGTAGAATCTTTCTCCTCAGTACTCGAGCTGGTGGGTTGGGTATTAATCTTACAGCAGCTGACACCTGCATCTTATACGATAGTGATTGG AATCCACAGGCGGATTTACAGGCCATGGATCGATGTCATAGAATTGGTCAAACAAAACCTGTTCATGTTTACAGGCTAGCTACTGCGCAATCTGTTGAG GGTCGGATTCTTAAAAGAGCTTTTAGCAAATTGAGGCTTGAGCATGTGGTGATTGGGAAAGGACAATTTAAACAGGAAAGATCTAAGGATGGGTTAGATACCATTAAG GAAGAGGAATTGCTGGACCTTCTTCGTGATGTTGAAGATGAAGAGGATCGATGGATTCAGACTGACATCAGTGACGAAGATCTGGAGAAAGTTCTGGACCGTAGTGATCTGATCGCTGGTCCAGCGGAGGGAGACGAGGAGGGTGATGTAAAACGAAGCAGTTATCCTCTTAAAGGACCTGGTTGGGAAGTGATACTCCCTACCGCAACTGGAGGAGTGCTCTCCACTCTCAACAGCTAA
- the LOC131023899 gene encoding proline-rich receptor-like protein kinase PERK5, producing MSSSEATAPSSSSSEESPPSPSSTSPPSESTPPPPSPSASTPPPPSPASTPPPPSPSPPAATSPPPPSPTPSPPTSPPPAPPTSSPPPPSSPPPSPPKSPPTPTKSESPPPPASSSTPPPSPPAQPPPSSSTPPPAAPAQNPPTLEADSSPLPAIPPPQPKPVSPETPLSPPIISPNPPRPASVARPAGSPPTPPPSHDSQNLNGLIIFGAISIGVVIILLLFVIFCLVCNRRKRKSDYVMDPARQPNGGTQYYNQDPSQWHAQQSLAPAGSFMGGWGPNSSGEFSSGYSGQHGVMGMPQSQNMGGMYQFSYEELAAATNGFSQSNLLGQGGFGLVHKGVLPDRREVAVKSLKSGSGQGEREFQAEVEIISRVHHRHLVSLVGYCIANDNKLLVYEFVPNKTLEFHLHGNGEPVLDWATRLRIAVGSAKGLAYLHEDCLPRIIHRDIKAANILIDNNYEAMVADFGLAKLTTDNHTHVSTRVMGTFGYLAPEYASSGKLSEKSDVFSFGVMLLELITGRRPIDLSNSMMEDSLVDWARPLLSKALEDGNFEELVDPRLEGKFVAHELSRMATCAAASIRHSARKRPKMSQIVRALDGDSSLEDLNDGVKPGQSAVYNPNGGSDVYDTRAYNADMVKFKKMVMASQDFTSSEYGDSTEIDNH from the exons ATGTCGTCGTCGGAGGCTACTGcgccatcatcatcatcttcggAAGAATCTCCGCCATCTCCTTCTTCAACATCGCCTCCATCAGAGTctacgccgccgccgccttctcctTCGGCATCAACGCCGCCCCCTCCCTCTCCAGCATCAACTCCGCCCCCTCCCTCACCCTCACCCCCAGCAGCCACCTCTCCGCCTCCGCCTTCTCCCACCCCTTCCCCTCCAACCTCGCCACCTCCCGCACCACCAACTTCTTCCcctccgccgccctcctccCCTCCTCCTTCACCCCCCAAATCCCCACCAACCCCAACAAAATCCGAATCCCCTCCTCCGCCAGCATCTTCCTCCACTCCACCGCCATCTCCTCCCGCTCAGCCGCCTCCGTCTTCGTCAACCCCGCCTCCTGCTGCTCCCGCGCAAAATCCTCCTACTCTAGAAGCCGATTCGTCTCCATTGCCTGCAATTCCTCCACCCCAGCCAAAACCTGTTTCTCCAGAAACACCTCTGTCGCCGCCTATTATCTCTCCCAACCCTCCACGCCCAGCCTCAGTCGCCCGCCCCGCCGGTTCGCCGCCCACTCCTCCACCGTCTCACGATTCTCAGAATTTAAATGGACTTATCATCTTCGGAGCTATTTCCATAGGAGTAGTGATCATTCTACTTCTCTTTGTCATCTTCTGCCTCGTGTGTAACCGGAGAAAAAGGAAATCAGATTATGTAATGGATCCTGCACGCCAGCCTAACG GTGGAACCCAATACTATAACCAAGATCCGTCGCAGTGGCATGCTCAGCAGTCTCTGGCTCCGGCGGGAAGTTTCATGGGCGGGTGGGGCCCGAATTCGAGCGGGGAATTCAGCTCTGGATATTCAGGGCAACATGGTGTGATGGGTATGCCTCAATCGCAAAACATGGGAGGTATGTATCAGTTCAGCTACGAGGAGCTGGCCGCCGCCACCAATGGATTCTCTCAATCCAACCTCCTGGGCCAAGGCGGCTTCGGCCTCGTTCACAAGGGTGTTTTGCCTGATAGGAGAGAGGTCGCCGTCAAGAGCCTCAAGAGCGGCAGTGGCCAAGGCGAGCGCGAGTTCCAGGCGGAGGTCGAGATCATCAGCCGCgtccaccaccgccacctcgTTTCCCTCGTCGGATACTGCATCGCTAATGACAACAAACTGCTCGTCTACGAGTTTGTTCCTAATAAGACGCTCGAGTTTCATCTTCATG GGAACGGTGAACCTGTGCTTGATTGGGCGACAAGGCTTCGTATTGCAGTTGGATCGGCCAAGGGGCTTGCGTACCTGCATGAAGATT GTCTACCACGAATTATCCACCGTGATATAAAAGCTGCAAACATTCTTATTGACAACAACTATGAAGCAATG GTGGCTGATTTCGGTTTGGCTAAACTCACTACTGATAACCACACTCATGTGTCCACGCGCGTAATGGGAACTTTTGG GTACCTGGCGCCGGAATATGCATCAAGTGGGAAATTGTCGGAGAAATCTGATGTGTTCTCGTTCGGGGTGATGCTGCTGGAACTCATCACCGGCAGGAGGCCTATCGATCTCTCTAACAGCATGATGGAAGATAGTCTAGTAGACTGG GCGAGGCCTCTTCTAAGCAAGGCGCTGGAAGACGGCAACTTCGAAGAGCTGGTGGATCCTCGGCTGGAGGGTAAATTCGTGGCGCACGAGCTGTCCCGAATGGCCACGTGTGCGGCGGCCAGCATACGCCATTCCGCAAGAAAGCGCCCCAAAATGAGCCAGATAGTGCGGGCGCTGGATGGAGACTCGTCGCTGGAGGACTTGAACGACGGGGTGAAGCCGGGGCAGAGCGCCGTCTACAACCCCAACGGGGGCTCCGACGTCTACGACACGCGCGCCTACAACGCCGATATGGTCAAGTTCAAGAAGATGGTGATGGCCTCTCAAGACTTCACCAGCAGCGAATACGGCGACTCCACCGAGATCGACAACCATTGA
- the LOC131023901 gene encoding uncharacterized protein LOC131023901 — translation MMLLQFSPWSPPATSHHKFTKLRQPPMLKVQGMAKESGVTAVEAGAIVGGLVATPVIGWSLYTLKTTGCGLPPGPAGSIGALEGVSYLVVVGIVAWSLYTKTKTGSGLPNGPFGLLGAVEGLSYLSFLAIILVFAFQFFQQGSIPGPLPTAQCFG, via the coding sequence ATGATGCTGTTACAATTTTCGCCTTGGTCGCCGCCGGCAACCAGCCACCATAAATTCACCAAATTGAGGCAGCCGCCAATGCTCAAAGTACAGGGCATGGCCAAGGAGAGCGGCGTCACCGCCGTAGAGGCCGGCGCCATCGTGGGCGGACTAGTGGCGACGCCGGTGATCGGTTGGTCCCTTTACACGCTGAAGACAACTGGGTGCGGACTTCCGCCCGGGCCAGCGGGGTCTATAGGCGCACTTGAAGGAGTGAGCTACCTGGTGGTGGTGGGCATTGTGGCGTGGTCGCTCTACACCAAGACCAAGACGGGCTCGGGCCTCCCCAACGGGCCCTTTGGCCTATTGGGAGCTGTTGAGGGCCTCTCCTATCTCTCCTTCTTAGCCATCATCCTTGTCTTTGCTTTCCAATTCTTTCAGCAGGGATCCATTCCCGGCCCGCTTCCTACTGCTCAATGCTTTGGTTAA